One Rhizoctonia solani chromosome 3, complete sequence genomic region harbors:
- a CDS encoding cytochrome b5, with product MSSYLRSWLAPVIGSTTNDSAGSNSETPGPTINLSEPSPPGSASGDIEDDDLPPPFPLPNSIQRSSGSGQSNSTTVISNVTPSPGVQDAQKRSPSPDSKTMPPPRLPTVRIPTVSTNGLLASTSSTQQRNTVSVPSGGGLALPPSTTKPMPNVNTKGKARAKVALAPGHGALDWANLKSSGVDLRGVTELQRVTPSMLKEHRSRDDAWSAFGGKVYNITPYLPYHPGGEKELMRVAGRDGTKLFATTHAWVNLDFMLDGCLVGFLVPEQS from the exons ATGTCTTCCTACCTTCGAAGTTGGCTTGCACCCGTTATTGGCAGCACCACGAATGACTCGGCTGGTTCTAATTCTGAAACACCTGGGCCAACCATCAACCTCTCGGAGCCTTCGCCGCCTGGATCTGCATCTGGAGACATTGAAGATGATGATTTGCCCCCTCCATTCCCTCTGCCAAATAGTATCCAACGCTCTTCAGGTTCTGGCCAATCCAACTCCACTACCGTAATATCCAATGTAACACCGTCCCCAGGTGTTCAGGACGCTCAAAAGAGATCGCCTTCGCCTGACTCGAAGACCATGCCGCCACCTCGTTTACCGACCGTTCGCATCCCAACCGTGTCTACCAATGGACTCTTGGCTTCAACCAGTTCCACCCAACAAAGAAATACTGTGTCGGTACCTTCTGGCGGTGGACTTGCTCTGCCGCCTTCAACAACAAAACCTATGCCCAATGTCAATACAAAAGGCAAGGCACGGGCAAAAGTCGCTCTGGCTCCTGGTCATGGCGCTTTGGACTGGGCAAACCTGAAGTCTTCCGGGGTGGATCTTAGA GGAGTTACCGAATTGCAGAGAGTTACGCCATCCATGCTAAAGGAACACCGCTCGAGAGATGATGCGTGGTCGGCGTTCGGTGGAAAGGTCTATAATATTACACCGTACCTACCATATCATCCTGGGGGTGAGAAGGAGCTGATGCGCGTTGCTGGGAGAGATGGAACAAAATTATTTG CCACGACTCATGCTTGGGTCAATCTAGATTTCATGCTGGATGGATGCCTTGTGGGATTCCTAGTCCCTGAACAATCATAG
- a CDS encoding Flap endonuclease-1 protein — protein sequence MGVKQLWTLLSPAGRPVPLETLEGKVLAIDSSIWLYQFQATMRDKEGRALVNAHILGFLRRTSKLLFHGIKPVFVFDGGAPVLKRSTIAERKKRKSGAAANHAKVAERLLAAQLRREALRHTEERERKDAENAPDNKHRSLVDDDTNYLEDLSGPTLVLPGKLNAPAAKPASKSFSPSKTKQSSKPAGKTFREHDPYQLPELDASIDSRTLPNDPRLATDEELRAYISRLRPDDPEFHELPADAQYEILGELRLKSRTTSHKRLQKMLRQSKTPMDFSMAQIKNLGQRNRLTQEVLSTLNLVGTGAGGVVVPVKIASEKNREYVLVRNEGGDRGFTLGIRQEGNTAEKPIVVEEEEGDDSFDSKIGDIWEDVIVPGRQIGVAPDQDWRDFKRQNALDGLSKRDTRKHLAPLTTKTKLTGAPRLDKGKGKEVDLSPESEGSHSSAEEDMDFQLAVQASLAGGQFQEDEEDDLSRALALSLSEHNKDSSGATSISANHEGSGAEVVSSVTTSIVPDSELFGAPTGLLGLSTSVAPQALEHEEDDEEDLDMEEVVIMAPVVNEQGQVNSTWEGTESLGAMDACLSTSEPIPSQSSIQEPHRKVPSDPKFESPQLEPTSQRAYETRRELEQALVSSGDEDDLDEVPLPSRLMTLLAPYQTPSGSGTTGSPTKRLEEGAKSGFGSKLSNTEDENPTKKPQVAESGGVKRVTWDDSPKNYLRSAATQHTLERNMDDSSDTLTTQKALDIVPDLPKRTRVKLFFRMSRRNSRIYLPNHKSGLKPSLMVPAYRLGSALALESNSGGLPQKNESNVGNESWENIPTQISDDEEEIIPWSRSPTPTGARSPVAVPVHSGTDFDSAHSRNTRFQDEEEEHAAFMSQLQGKSYATMRESLDAEIAALRKERAAALRDAEDVTTQMSAQIQYFYHGLVEGVITDDSDVFLFGAGRVYRNMFNQSKTVECFLAADLDRELGLDRETLISLAYLLGSDYTEGLPGVGPVVAMEIMKEFPGENGLREFCKWWRKVQVGKDVEADLGTTFRKRFKKKFTTLHLNEEWPNPKVREAYLEPTVDESEERFQWGLPDLDVILAYEKVDETIIPIIRRMTQRSSSTTANRQGTLTSFIEGHAFTSNNVTRAPRKTQAYASKRLQQVVAEYRSRKSGERSPDENGHTDADAGFGKDKREVQGEGEVKPRASRKKKPQGVGNADANREPEGSSASLKVAKRKRLGTGAPVVAKEEEAQPEVVGEVEAGDDEEELDSNFGSDNSDGNVEPEAASPKKLRLRPRMKKPSPVPRSPAQSDSEGGSNDEYMES from the exons ATGGGTGTCAAACAGTTATGGACCCTCTTGTCGCCAGCAGGGCGCCCCGTCCC CTTAGAGACCCTCGAGGGAAAGGTACTGGCTATCGATTCGAGCATTTGGCTTTATCAATTTCAGGCCACCATGCGGGACAAGGAAGGCCGTGCTCTTGTAAATGCACACATACTTGGTTTTCTTCGCCGAACGTCCAAATTGCTGTTCCATGGCATTAAACCCGTTTTTGTCTTTGATGGAGGCGCACCTGTGTTAAAACGGAGCACAATT gcagaaagaaagaaacgaAAGAGTGGCGCGGCTGCGAATCATGCAAAAGTGGCTGAAAGATTGCTTGCTGCACAACTCCGACGGGAAGCACTTCGTCATACTGAAGAGAGGGAAAG GAAAGATGCCGAAAATGCTCCCGATAACAAGCATCGATCTCTTGTTGACGATGACACCAATTACTTGGAGGACCTTTCGGGCCCCACGCTCGTGCTACCTGGGAAGCTCAATGCTCCAGCTGCAAAACCTGCATCAAAGTCATTCAGCCCCTCCAAAACAAAACAATCGTCCAAACCAGCAGGCAAGACCTTCCGCGAACACGATCCTTACCAGCTCCCAGAACTCGACGCATCCATTGACTCGCGCACCCTTCCCAATGATCCGAGACTTGCAACCGATGAAGAACTCCGGGCTTATATATCCCGCCTCAGACCAGATGATCCTGAGTTCCACGAGCTCCCTGCAGATGCCCAGTATGAAATTCTGGGCGAACTCCGGTTGAAATCTCGGACTACGTCCCACAAGCGTTTGCAGAAGATGCTCAGGCAAAGCAAGACCCCGATGGATTTTAGTATGGCGCAAATAAAGAACTTGGGACAGCGCAACCGGCTCACTCAAGAGGTATTATCAACGCTGAACCTAGTAGGAACAGGTGCTGGAGGAGTCGTAGTCCCCGTGAAGATCGCCAGCGAGAAAAATCGCGAGTACGTGTTGGTGAGGAACGAAGGGGGCGATAGGGGATTTACCTTGGGAATACGGCAAGAAGGCAATACTGCTGAAAAGCCTATCGTGgtagaagaagaggaaggtgATGATTCATTTGACAGCAAGATTGGAGATATTTGGGAGGACGTGATAGTCCCGGGGAGGCAA ATTGGAGTTGCGCCCGACCAGGATTGGCGGGACTTTAAGCGACAGAACGCTTTGGATGGCCTTTCCAAGCGTGATACGAGAAAACACCTTGCTCCACTCACCACAAAAACCAAGTTAACGGGGGCACCTCGACTTGACAAGGGCAaaggaaaagaggttgatcTATCGCCCGAATCAGAAGGCTCTCATTCGTCTGCAGAAGAAGACATGGACTTTCAGTTGGCTGTACAAGCCTCTCTTGCTGGGGGCCAATTTCaagaggacgaagaggacgATTTGAGTCGTGCTTTGGCCCTTTCACTTTCTGAACACAACAAAGACTCTTCCGGAGCAACATCAATATCCGCTAATCATGAAGGTTCAGGCGCAGAGGTCGTGTCGTCCGTGACAACCAGTATTGTGCCGGATTCTGAGCTATTTGGTGCTCCAACCGGGCTGTTGGGCTTATCGACATCGGTTGCTCCACAAGCTTTGGAGCATGAAGAAGACGATGAAGAAGATCTAGACATGGAGGAGGTTGTTATCATGGCCCCTGTTGTAAACGAACAAGGGCAGGTCAATTCCACATGGGAAGGCACTGAGAGCTTGGGCGCCATGGATGCTTGCCTATCGACCTCGGAACCTATCCCGTCCCAGTCAAGCATACAAGAACCCCATCGAAAGGTCCCCAGTGATCCCAAATTCGAATCACCCCAACTGGAGCCTACTTCTCAGCGCGCATACGAAACGAGACGCGAGCTCGAGCAGGCATTGGTGTCTTCTGGAGACGAAGATGACCTTGACGAAGTGCCTCTTCCATCGAGGTTAATGACATTACTGGCTCCTTACCAAACACCGAGTGGATCAGGGACAACGGGATCACCAACGAAGAGATTAGAGGAGGGCGCGAAGTCGGGTTTTGGGTCCAAGTTGAGCAATACCGAAGACGAGAATCCAACAAAGAAACCTCAAGTTGCTGAAAGTGGCGGTGTTAAACGAGTCACCTGGGACGATTCCCCAAAGAATTACTTGAGATCTGCTGCTACTCAGCATACTCTGGAGCGCAACATGGACGATTCTAGTGATACTCTGACTACCCAAAAGGCGCTCGATATTGTCCCGGATCTCCCAAAGAGGACACGGGTGAAGCTGTTCTTCAGGATGTCACGGAGAAACTCCAGGATATACCTTCCGAATCACAAATCGGGACTGAAACCATCGCTAATGGTCCCAGCATACCGTCTTGGTTCAGCG CTAGCGCTCGAATCAAACTCTGGTGGTTTGCCACAGAAGAATGAATCTAATGTCGGAAACGAGTCCTGGGAAAACATTCCAACACAGAtatctgatgatgaggaggaaATAATTCCTTGGTCTCGTTCTCCAACTCCGACCGGCGCTCGCTCGCCGGTTGCTGTTCCTGTTCACTCCGGAACCGATTTTGACTCTGCTCACTCACGCAATACAAGATTCCaggatgaagaggaagaacacGCCGCATTCATGTCTCAGCTTCAAGGGAAGTCCTACGCGACGATGCGAGAGTCTCTCGACGCTGAGATTGCCGCCCTGAGGAAAGAACGAGCGGCCGCCCTCCGAGACGCCGAAGACGTTACCACTCAAATGAGCGCCCAGATTCAATACTTCTAC CATGGGTTGGTCGAAGGGGTTATTACCGACGACTCGGACGTTTTCCTGTTTGGTGCTGGGCGGGTGTATCGGAATATGTTCAACCAAAGCAAGACGGTCGAATGCTTCCTCGCAGCAGACCTGGACCGAGAGCTAGGCTTGGACCGAGAAACCTTAATCTCGTTGGCTTATCTCCTTGGAAGCGATTACACTGAGGGACTCCCTGGAGTAGGACCTGTGGTGGCGATGGAGATTATGAAAGAGTTCCCTGGAGAAAATGGACTTCGCGAATTCTGCAAGTGGTGGAGGAAAGTACAAGTTGGCAAAGATGTAGAAGCCGACTTGGGTACTACTTTTAGAAAGCGCTTT AAAAAGAAGTTCACTACCCTTCACCTGAATGAGGAGTGGCCAAACCCTAAAGTG CGCGAAGCTTACCTTGAACCAACAGTTGACGAGTCTGAGGAACGATTCCAATGGGGACTTCCAGACCTAGACG TTATCTTGGCCTACGAAAAGGTTGATGAGACCATTATTCCTATCATCAGACGTATGACTCAACGCTCTAGT TCGACGACCGCCAATCGGCAAGGCACTCTTACTTCATTCATCGAAGGACATGCCTTCACGTCGAACAACGTCACGCGCGCCCCTCGAAAGACTCAAGCATATGCGTCAAAGCGTCTGCAGCAAGTCGTTGCCGAATACCGCTCTCGTAAATCTGGCGAGCGTAGCCCGGACGAGAATGGCCATACGGATGCAGATGCGGGTTTCGGAAAGGACAAAAGAGAGGTGCAAGGCGAAGGAGAGGTAAAGCCACGGGCGAGTAGGAAAAAGAAACCTCAAGGAGTAGGCAATGCAGATGCCAATCGAGAGCCCGAAGGCTCCTCCGCAAGTTTAAAAGTAGCAAAGCGTAAACGTCTAGGGACTGGTGCACCCGTGGTAGcaaaagaggaagaggcACAGCCAGAGGTCGTGGGAGAGGTCGAGGCAGGA GATGACGAAGAGGAGCTGGATTCCAACTTTGGGAGTGACAATTCAGATGGCAACGTAGAACCAGAGGCGGCCAGTCCTAAGAAACTCAGACTACGACCCCGGATGAAGAAACCAAGTCCAGTCCCTCGGTCTCCAGCTCAGAGCGATAGTGAAGGTGGTAGTAACGATGAATACATGGAATCCTAA
- a CDS encoding glutathione S-transferase, producing the protein MAATNENPIVFYDLADGNGKSWSPNPYKTRLSLNYKGIPYRTDDADPSNDPNGKPTYVADSFKIALYLDKKYPAPHYPSIFAPGTAGIQHILISNYRMTVAAPIFPLIHPQVLHIMDERSIEYMRRTRGPRLIPLSEVEAAEKWREAKERFTGLAESLALNDEIGSVGPFMMGDHVSFSDFVLAGVFYWIRSVEGPGSIRLKELLEWDDGRWERLWKAIQKIENKSSEVV; encoded by the exons ATGGCTGCCACCAACGAAAATCCCATTGTATTTTATGATCTAGCCGATGGCAACGGTAAGTCGTGGTCACCAAATCCTTATAAGACAAG GTTGTCCTTGAACTACAAGGGAATACCTTACCGCACCGA TGATGCTGATCCCTCGAACGATCCAAATGGCAAACCAACCTACGTCGCCGATTCGTTCAAGATCGCGTTATACTTGGACAAAAAGTATCCTGCCCCCCATTATCCTTCCATATTCGCTCCCGGAACGGCTGGCATCCAACATATACTTATATCAAACTACCGGATGACGGTTGCTGCACCTATCTTCCCACTGATCCACCCACAAGTACTTCACATCATGGACGAGAGGTCCattgagtatatgcgccGGACGCGAGGACCTCGACTCATCCCCCTCTCGGAAGTCGAGGCTGCCGAGAAATGGagggaggccaaggagagaTTTACAGGACTGGCGGAATCTTTGGCACTGAACGATGAGATTGGTTCTGTAGGGCCGTTTATGATGGGGGATCATGTATCGTTCTCGGACTTCGTCCTCGCGGGTGTATTTTACTGGATTCGGAGTGTTGAGGGTCCTGGTTCGATTCGCTTGAAGGAGCTATTAGAATGGGACGACGGGAGATGGGAAAGATTGTGGAAGGCGATCCAAAAAATTGAGAATAAATCCTCTGAAGTTGTTTGA
- a CDS encoding ribosome biogenesis protein Nop16 yields the protein MANPRQRRKARSGSHSAVKQSRRAKKNLRKHPAIKGPKALQDAWDKKKTVKQNYEAMGLAHSLNPVAQGGTEKILVAPNSEPNTTSTLVSQPKPIPQGRGRIIRDENGTVIGIELPEEPEAPVVSQKGKGGVTWGEAMDDSDEEAEKMISPEALSWVKIGKVTSKEEPVQSGLGINQKKTGKEVVGALEKLSASGVKTQRHASMHEVVWLKELVAAHGTDIAAMAHDLKRNVWQKTPGELKRAIDKAGGFEKLKAA from the exons ATGGCTAACCCACGACAGAG ACGAAAGGCCCGTTCTGGATCTCACTCGGCTGTTAAGCAGTCGAGGAGAGCAAAGAAGAACTTGCGGAAACACCCAG CTATAAAGGGACCCAAGGCCTTGCAAGATGCTTGGGATAAGAAGAAAACGGTTAAACAAAA CTATGAAGCCATGGGCCTGGCACATTCCCTGAATCCAGTCGCTCAAGGTGGCACAGAAAAGATTTTGGTGGCCCCAAATTCCGAACCAAATACCACATCTACTCTTGTTTCTCAGCCCAAGCCTATCCCTCAAGGTCGTGGAAGGATTATCAGGGACGAGAACGGCACCGTGATAGGCATAGAGTTACCTGAAGAGCCTGAGGCTCCAGTCGTTAGCCAAAAAGGAAAGGGAGGGGTGACATGGGGTGAAGCGATGGACGATTCGGACGAAGAAGCGGAGAAGATGATCTCTCCAGAGGCCTTGAGCTGGGTTAAGATCGGCAAAGTGACTTCGAAGGAGGAACCTGTGCAATCAGGCCTTGGGATCAATCAAAAAAAGACAGGGAAGGAGGTTGTCGGCG CCTTGGAGAAATTGTCGGCGTCCGGTGTCAAGACCCAACGGCATGCCAGCATGCACGAAGTTGTCTGGCTAAAAGAGTTGGTTGCCGCTCACGGAACAG ATATCGCCGCGATGGCTCATGACCTGAAGCGAAACGTCTGGCAAAAAACCCCTGGAGAACTCAAAAGAGC GATAGACAAGGCTGGTGGTTTTGAGAAATTAAAGGCCGCCTAA
- a CDS encoding mitochondrial outer membrane protein IML2 codes for MASPEATLRDLTAATNGFKSLLNDDVEGAKKLFGEGDSPFHLLGLGVVDFLKAALGMEEDLMPGAVKSLTDAEAGSKAAAKATRLAKGNAPSKYPIGMEHEICQADATVLLGLTQALSESYMGYLQCMYSLNSAHGKFSKMYKQVFPHGLGSYGTPAQTPSVSRKPSTANVAVSVPVSGTQTPASGTSSAASSIVNGKTGASTPVIPVSKPSGGFLSRLTSKVTQSTPSLTPGPSDNGVLVPEGPIEELIVAGAAFGYGLFNLVFSLLPNKVKKVVGFLGYQSDRRLGLEALHVAAGVENDVHSAFAAINISFSAHFLPYLGSLVLMTYNGVVLLLAGWQADEERIVRQYRDMLISVECKYPHGSLWILNRAKLERMTGNPDKAIEILREGLSPSRAMKFQQADALLMFELSWTLLADRQYEDAAESFLKIISMNSWSHATYTYIAAGCYLSIAKNKPEYKAKARSLLDSIPKLLERKKIGGKDLPTEVFIQKKIDFYKRKHVRRAGPGTENDYIDSIAISPAEELAICKILLIEIRGLDTNDKKSLEHALSDHAYHRAGSHREPRCAIAACDHWIDFSTSGREPRLDTVDELVVRDLLLGILYRAAGDYTLSRKYLEAVPLRENEVEGKWTAQVAKFELAVLDLRQVAHEPTSARDKWQAALKAANGHLDQAAARSNANVDLSSRLDSRIMLLRDEIEVKSQALGLK; via the exons ATGGCATCACCAGAAGCTACG CTACGGGACCTTACGGCTGCCACTAATGGATTCAAATCCTTGTTGAATGATGATGTTGAAGGGGCGAAGAAACTAT TCGGAGAGGGGGATTCGCCGTTTCATTTGCTCGGTCTGGGAGTTGTAGATTTCCTTAAGGCAGCTCTGGGTATGGAGGAGGACCTTATGCCGGGTGCCGTCAAGTCTTTGACCGACGCCGAAGCTGGGTCTAAAGCTGCTGCCAAGGCCACACGCCTAGCCAAGGGGAATGCGCCGTCAAAATACCCCATTGGAATGGAGCATGAAATATGTCAAGCTGACGCAACTGTATTGCTTGGACTTACCCAGGCACTGAGCGAGAGTTATATGGGTTATCTCCAGTGCAT GTACTCGCTAAACAG TGCCCATGGCAAGTTTTCCAAGATGTATAAGCAAGTCTTCCCCCATGGATTAGGGTCTTATGGGACGCCAGCTCAGACACCTTCGGTTTCTCGCAAGCCCTCGACCGCGAATGTGGCCGTATCAGTGCCGGTCAGTGGTACCCAAACCCCGGCCAGCGGAACGTCGTCGGCAGCGTCGTCTATTGTAAATGGAAAGACCGGAGCCAGCACTCCAGTCATTCCAGTATCAAAGCCTTCAGGGGGATTCCTCAGTCGTCTGACCAGCAAGGTCACTCAAAGTACTCCATCATTAACTCCGGGCCCCTCTGACAATGGAGTGTTGGTTCCGGAGGGCCCTATCGAAGAGTTAATCGTCGCCGGGGCAGCATTTG GATATGGACTTTTTAACCTTGTTTTTTCACTTCTCCCCAACAAAGTCAA GAAAGTTGTTGGGTTCTTAGGGTACCAATCGGACCGACGGCTGGGCCTGGAAGCGTTGCATGTGGCTGCAGGGGTGGAGAACGACGTTCATAGTGCTTTTGCTGC AATTAATATATCCTTTTCCGCACACTTCCTTCCATATCTCGGTAGT CTTGTACTCATGACGTATAACGGCGTTGTGCTCTTACTTGCGGGGTGGCAAGCAGACGAGGAGCGCATTGTGAGGCAATACCGGGATATGCTTATCTC TGTGGAGTGCAAATACCCGCATGGGTCGCTCTGGATCCTTAATCGG GCCAAGTTGGAGCGTATGACCGGGAACCCTGACAAGGCTATTGAGATCCTAAGGGAAGGGCTCTCCCCTTCGCGGGCTATGAAATTTCAGCAGGCGGATGCATTG CTTATGTTTGAACTTTCTTGGACGCTCCTGGCTGATCGACAATACGAAGATGCGGCGGAATCCTTTTTGAAGATCATAAGTATGAATAGCTG GAGTCATGCTACTTATACGTATATCGCCGCTG GGTGTTACCTATCGATCGCCAAAAACAAGCCTGAATACAAGGCCAAGGCCCGAAGTTTACTGGACTCAATACCCAAACTCCTCGAGCGCAAGAAGATTGGTGGCAAAGATTTACCGACAGAAGTGTTTATCCAAAAGAAGA TCGATTTCTACAAACGGAAGCATGTCAGGAGGGCCGGACCGGGTACAGAGAATGATTACATCGATAGTATTGCTATTTCCCCCGCCGAAG AACTGGCTATATGTAA GATTCTCTTGATCGAAATCCGGGGGTTGGACACCAATGACAAAAAAAGTCTGGAACACGCATTGTCGGATCACGCCTACCATCGCGCAGGCTCACATCGAGAACCTCGTTGTGCTATCGCCGCCTGTGATCACTGGATCGACTTCAGTACCAGCGGCAGAGAACCCCGACTAGACACGGTCGACGAACTGGTCGTCCGTGACTTGCTTCTCGGAATTTTGTATCGCGCTGCGGGCGATTACACGCTCTCGCGTAAATACCTCGAGGCCGTACCGCTTAGAGAGAATGAGGTCGAAGGTAAATGGACGGCTCAAGTCGCTAAATTCGAGCTTGCGGTCTTGGACCTGCGTCAAGTTGCGCATGAGCCCACCTCGGCGCGGGACAAATGGCAAGCCGCTCTCAAAGCCGCCAACGGACACTTGGACCAAGCAGCCGCGCGCTCCAACGCTAATGTCGATCTTTCCTCGAGGCTCGACAGCCGAATTATGCTG CTTCGTGATGAAATCGAAGTCAAGTCTCAGGCTTTGGGGCTCAAGTAA
- a CDS encoding Fungal Zn(2)-Cys(6) binuclear cluster domain, with the protein MPADSSSPSRPANAAHPYAAARRPNGATAATGTATASTHSASAAARRDSQPKSTRQQFAACGACRMRRVKCDLKDVNPRPGETPMCTNCQERGLKCVDEFANVKAVKLLRRGRRLAQVEQVYGPAAQARADAPSTDAEGAAQASSSRTPSCIPKLQPEFFGSPFYRRFHIQRPIVDPTEFSARFYESEQGKPESLGVAGSMICMLLVTWAATYGVNEYGVEEPSNGLEGVRERRRRCNEMVREILGLIDKHGLLRKPTWDGVRVLLLIMPLTEDVQTQLERLAMYEATVSQVYTLCSLGSLVKSGQGEFVDALVRARIFWYGHVHEGITSGLRGGRLIFEDDDLSSFQITFPSLGNKQSLIRTSITYSYSYRYATAPIRLSSACRQIHAALTGPKAKRKEDVNEPGLKEAWEALSRSWEEFEGLRHVGPVGIIQTEDTERFVNGWQIFIFECHNIIRESLKQRMIEHRRTRDAAFIVDPDVSHEPLLAKLTRLHSIAEGKCQDVAGQIVTLIRRHLGSSFFQYDASLVRDGCFYAGLCLARDSGTEEDIRTCVQALEEMRWAFSKSEERIATLKWAWENRKVDEEERLWSERLVRPDSAPGGGGDATGYGGGMGNPVDGMMRTNSDPTSGMMRNGGEANGNSGRNLHRPPTLTLVEGATVDAAPLTSVSDGSWHTPSSASDLAHSHHNSPSSGPATIMPDKTLMMEPALMNAYPTAHTEMFAGAFTDTTAAGHYADDTPIYGHSMPTHGMGVGMGMGMGAHGMQGTYAHGGAALPSFSAPHYDYYPHSNTSHR; encoded by the exons ATGCCCGCAGACAGCTCGTCGCCTTCCCGTCCAGCTAATGCTGCCCATCCCTATGCTGCTGCTCGCAGACCCAACGGCGCTACTGCCGCCACTGGCACCGCCACCGCCTCCACCCACTCAGCCTCTGCTGCTGCTCGCCGCGACAGCCAACCGAAGAGTACTCGACAACAATTTGCTGCATGCGGTGCCTGCCGTATGCGTCG TGTCAAATGTGACCTCAAGGACGTCAATCCCCGACCGGGCGAAACCCCAATGTGCACCAACTGCCAGGAACGCGGTCTGAAATGCGT CGATGAATTCGCCAACGTCAAGGCCGTCAAGCTGCTCCGTCGCGGCCGTCGCCTCGCCCAAGTCGA GCAAGTGTACGGTCCCGCTGCCCAGGCACGTGCCGACGCGCCCTCGACAGACGCAGAGGGTGCTGCCCAGGCCTCGTCTTCCCGCACACCCAGCTGCATCCCCAAACTTCAGCCCGAGTTCTTCGGCAGCCCATTCTACCGCCGCTTCCACATCCAACGCCCCATCGTCGACCCCACCGAGTTCAGCGCACGGTTCTACGAATCAGAGCAGGGCAAGCCAGAGAGTCTTGGAGTTGCAGGAAGCATGATCTGCATGTTGCTTG TCACCTGGGCGGCCACATATGGTGTCAATGAGTACGGTGTCGAAGAGCCCTCCAACGGCCTCGAAGGTGTCCGAGAGCGTCGCCGCCGCTGTAACGAAATGGTTCGTGAAATTCTGGGTCTCATCGATAAGCATGGCCTTCTCCGCAAGCCCACTTGGGATGGTGTCCGTGTCCTCCTGCTCATCATGCCCCTTACCGAAG ACGTACAGACCCAACTCGAACGACTG GCCATGTACGAAGCAACCGTGTCTCAAGTCTACACCCTCTGCTCCCTAGGATCACTTGTCAAGTCTGGTCAAGGTGAATTTGTCGACGCACTCGTCCGTGCACGCATCTTTTGGTACGGTCACGTCCACGAAGGCATCACAAGCGGTTTACGGGGCGGAAGGTTGATTTT TGAGGATGACGATCTGTCGTCGTTCCAGATTACATTTCCATCATTAGGCAACAAACAATCCCTCATCCGCACGTCGATCACGTACTCATACTCCTACCGATACGCTACAGCTCCCATCCGCCTTTCGAGCGCATGCCGTCAAATCCATGCTGCCCTCACTGGCCCCAAGGCCAAACGCAAAGAAGACGTCAACGAACCCGGCCTCAAGGAAGCCTGGGAAGCTCTCAGCCGCAGCTGGGAAGAATTCGAGGGTCTGAGGCACGTCGGTCCG GTCGGGATTATCCAAACAGAAGACACGGAGCGGTTTGTCAATGGCTGGCAG ATCTTCATATTCGAGTGCC ACAACATCATTCGTGAATCACTAAAGCAAAGGATGATCGAGCACCGACGGACACGCGACGCCGCTTTCATTGTCGATCCCGACGTCAGTCATGAACCCTTGTTGGCCAAGCTGACAAGGTTACACTCTATTGCCGAGGGCAAAT GTCAAGATGTGGCTGGCCAGATCGTGACGCTCATCAGGCGCCATTTGGGTTCCTCGTTCTTCCAATACGATGCGTCCCTCGTCCGGGATGGTTGCTTCTACGCCGGACTTTGTCTCGCCCGCGATTCGGGAACCGAGGAAGACATCCGAACATGCGTCCAGGCTCTCGAAGAGATGCGCTGGGCATTTTCCAAGTCGGAGGAGCGTATCGCGACGCTCAAGTGGGCCTGGGAGAACCGCAAGGTcgacgaggaagagcgaCTGTGGAGCGAACGTCTTGTCCGGCCCGATTCGGCACCCGGCGGAGGCGGAGACGCGACCGGGTACGGTGGAGGGATGGGCAACCCCGTCGACGGGATGATGAGGACCAACTCGGACCCGACGTCGGGGATGATGCGCAACGGGGGCGAGGCCAATGGTAATTCGGGACGAAACCTGCACCGGCCTCCCACGCTAACGTTGGTTGAAGGCGCAACGGTCGATGCTGCCCCGCTGACTTCCGTCTCTGACGGGAGCTGGCACACCCCCTCGTCGGCGAGCGACTTGGCCCATTCGCACCACAACTCGCCGAGCTCGGGTCCCGCGACGATTATGCCCGACAAGACATTGATGATGGAGCCGGCGTTGATGAACGCCTACCCGACGGCTCATACGGAGATGTTTGCAGGCGCATTCACGGATACGACGGCCGCCGGCCACTATGCTGACGACACACCGATATACGGTCACTCTATGCCCACGCACGGGATGGGTGTTGGGATGGGCATGGGAATGGGTGCACACGGCATGCAGGGAACGTATGCTCATGGTGGTGCCGCTCTGCCATCGTTTAGCGCACCGCATTATGACTATTATCCTCACTCGAATACTTCGCACCGATAA
- a CDS encoding translation machinery-associated protein 7 produces the protein MSGRQGGKLKPLKAPKKDKKDEDEDDKAFKAKQKAEAAALKDAQARASKAGPMGGGGIKKSGKK, from the exons ATGTCCGGACGACAAGGAGGAAAACTGAAGCCCCTAAAG GCGCCCAAGAAAGACAAaaaggatgaggatgag GACGACAAGGCCTTCAAAGCCAAACAGAAAGCGGAAGCAGCCGCCCTCAAGGATGCCCAAGCCAGGG CTTCGAAAG CTGGACCAATGGGTGGGGGAGGTATCAAGAA GAGTGGGAAAAAGTAA